From a single Veillonellales bacterium genomic region:
- a CDS encoding putative cobaltochelatase, whose translation MNPINKQQRMIYPFSALIGQETLQLGLLLHAVNPRLGGLLIRGEKGTAKSTAVRALVQLLPDITVVSDCPYHCDPLNFDKACKQCRSRKQQLSIATMPVPLVDLPVSATEDRVVGSIDFEQAIKGGHMAFSPGLLGEANRGIIYIDEVNLLDDHIVDVLLSTAGCGINAVEREGISFSHPAEFILVGTMNPEEGDLRPQLLDRFALCVDVQGIVDRQARVAIMKRREEFELDPAGFCARFAVEQKLLRARIKQAQQILPQVHLPQALYRYIGQLCSEAFAAGLRGDIVLSKAAKTLAAWRDHLEVTRKDIDDMAPLVLAHRLRQPPEENQTPQTEQQPEKQQEQGEPEKQNRKPPSDPQENSKSSDQRETSRQEGENSGSGAKPSTEVVFAVGKPFAVTRITYKQDRKARRGSGRRSRTQTDSSMGRYVKSTGRRERNDFAIDATIRAAAPFQISRSSPGVAIAIETADIREKIREKRIGNFILFVVDASGSMGARQRMIETKGAILSLLLDAYQKRDRVGMIAFKEDHAEVILPPTNSVELAQKRLAELPIGGKTPLTAGIGKAYEVVMQHQKRSPHMRPIVVLLSDGRANVALNGGKPLAEAYQTAEMLRDELEAKCLVVDTEKKGLLSFGLAQELARHLGGECYTIDQLRADNLAGLVRGALLS comes from the coding sequence TTGAACCCAATAAATAAACAGCAGCGAATGATATATCCTTTTTCCGCCTTAATCGGCCAGGAAACCTTGCAGCTGGGGTTGCTGCTTCATGCAGTGAATCCCCGGCTGGGCGGTCTATTGATACGCGGTGAAAAGGGAACGGCAAAATCAACGGCAGTTCGTGCTTTGGTTCAGCTTTTGCCGGATATAACGGTTGTCAGTGATTGCCCCTACCACTGTGATCCGTTGAATTTCGATAAAGCCTGCAAGCAGTGCCGGAGCCGGAAACAGCAGCTATCTATTGCAACGATGCCTGTTCCGCTTGTTGACCTTCCGGTATCGGCTACGGAAGACCGGGTGGTAGGCAGCATCGATTTTGAGCAGGCCATCAAGGGGGGGCATATGGCCTTTTCTCCCGGACTGTTAGGGGAAGCGAACCGGGGAATTATCTATATCGATGAAGTCAATCTTTTGGATGATCATATTGTAGATGTTCTATTGTCAACGGCAGGCTGCGGAATCAATGCGGTCGAGCGGGAAGGAATCAGTTTTTCCCACCCCGCCGAATTTATTTTGGTGGGAACAATGAATCCGGAAGAAGGCGATCTGCGGCCACAATTACTGGATCGGTTTGCTTTGTGTGTGGATGTGCAGGGAATTGTCGACAGACAGGCCCGGGTTGCGATTATGAAGCGACGGGAAGAATTCGAATTAGATCCTGCGGGCTTTTGCGCCCGATTCGCTGTCGAACAGAAATTACTAAGGGCGCGTATAAAACAAGCGCAGCAAATATTGCCCCAAGTCCATCTTCCTCAGGCTTTATACCGGTATATTGGTCAGCTTTGTTCTGAGGCCTTTGCGGCAGGACTGCGTGGCGATATTGTGCTGTCGAAGGCCGCAAAAACTCTCGCGGCCTGGCGGGACCACCTTGAGGTTACCCGGAAGGATATCGACGATATGGCGCCCTTGGTATTGGCCCATCGTCTTCGGCAGCCGCCGGAAGAAAATCAAACTCCTCAGACTGAGCAGCAGCCGGAAAAACAGCAAGAGCAAGGCGAGCCGGAAAAACAAAACCGGAAACCGCCCAGTGATCCGCAGGAAAACAGCAAATCTTCCGACCAGCGGGAAACCAGCCGCCAGGAAGGAGAAAACTCCGGCAGCGGTGCAAAGCCTTCGACCGAAGTTGTATTTGCCGTAGGAAAACCTTTTGCGGTAACAAGGATTACTTACAAACAGGATCGCAAGGCGCGGCGGGGATCAGGCCGCCGGTCCCGCACCCAGACTGATTCCAGTATGGGCCGCTATGTAAAAAGCACCGGCCGCAGGGAGCGAAATGATTTTGCGATTGACGCGACCATCCGGGCAGCGGCGCCGTTTCAAATCAGCCGTTCCTCTCCTGGTGTGGCGATTGCGATAGAAACTGCCGATATCCGTGAAAAAATCCGGGAAAAGCGAATCGGCAACTTTATCTTATTTGTTGTTGATGCCAGCGGCTCCATGGGAGCCAGGCAGCGGATGATTGAAACAAAAGGAGCGATTCTGTCCCTGCTGCTTGATGCCTATCAAAAGCGGGACAGGGTAGGGATGATTGCCTTTAAGGAAGACCATGCGGAAGTGATATTACCGCCGACCAATAGTGTTGAACTAGCACAGAAGCGGTTGGCTGAATTGCCGATAGGTGGAAAAACTCCTTTGACTGCAGGAATTGGTAAAGCTTATGAAGTAGTCATGCAGCACCAAAAGCGAAGTCCCCATATGCGGCCGATTGTTGTACTTTTATCCGACGGTAGGGCGAATGTGGCCTTGAACGGCGGGAAACCGCTGGCCGAAGCGTATCAAACGGCAGAAATGCTGCGGGATGAACTGGAAGCAAAGTGTCTGGTGGTTGATACGGAAAAAAAAGGACTGCTTTCTTTTGGATTGGCCCAGGAACTTGCCCGTCATCTGGGAGGAGAATGTTATACCATCGATCAGTTAAGAGCGGACAATCTGGCAGGTTTAGTAAGAGGAGCTTTATTAAGTTAA
- a CDS encoding ATP-binding protein, whose amino-acid sequence MHNHKPAVYPFAAIVGQEQMKQGLLLNVINPRLSGILIRGEKGTAKSTAVRALAELLPEIEVVADCPFSCNPDQPQMLCPQCHQRYEAGKTLPRAKRPMRVVNLPVSATEDRVVGTLDIEYAIKHGEKKFEPGVLAEANRGILYVDEVNLLDDHIVDVLLDAAAMGVNTVEREGVSFSHPAQFILVGTMNPEEGELRPQLLDRFGLCVTIGGIGDIDQRVEVVKRRTAFEEDAKIFAQLWDKEQNDLRANILAAQQLLPHVEVTDDILYHIADIAIHMEVDGHRADLVMLKAAKALAALNGCRQVEPSHVEEIVGLALMHRMRRKPFQEVGADEQKLNHLMQGGQASEHQRHTHSHLR is encoded by the coding sequence ATGCATAATCATAAACCGGCAGTATATCCCTTTGCTGCCATTGTTGGTCAGGAACAAATGAAACAGGGATTGCTATTGAATGTAATTAATCCGCGTCTTTCCGGTATTTTGATTCGAGGCGAAAAAGGAACGGCCAAATCAACGGCAGTACGTGCCTTGGCAGAATTGCTGCCGGAAATCGAGGTGGTCGCTGATTGTCCTTTTAGTTGTAATCCCGATCAGCCCCAGATGCTTTGTCCGCAATGCCACCAACGCTATGAAGCAGGGAAAACGCTGCCAAGAGCGAAACGGCCAATGCGGGTAGTCAATTTGCCGGTCTCGGCAACGGAAGATCGGGTGGTAGGTACTCTGGATATTGAATATGCCATTAAACACGGTGAGAAAAAATTTGAGCCGGGTGTGCTGGCGGAAGCGAACCGGGGAATTCTTTATGTCGATGAAGTAAATTTACTGGATGACCATATTGTCGACGTATTGCTTGACGCCGCGGCAATGGGGGTAAATACGGTAGAACGGGAAGGCGTATCTTTTTCCCATCCGGCTCAGTTTATTCTTGTCGGCACGATGAATCCGGAAGAAGGAGAATTACGGCCTCAGCTTTTGGATCGATTTGGACTGTGTGTTACGATCGGCGGTATTGGCGACATCGACCAGCGGGTAGAGGTTGTCAAGCGCCGGACCGCCTTTGAGGAAGATGCGAAAATTTTTGCCCAATTATGGGATAAGGAGCAAAATGATCTGAGAGCGAACATACTGGCCGCTCAGCAATTATTGCCCCATGTGGAAGTGACTGACGATATTTTATACCATATTGCCGACATTGCCATTCATATGGAAGTTGACGGCCACCGGGCCGATTTAGTCATGCTTAAGGCTGCCAAGGCTTTAGCCGCATTAAACGGGTGCCGGCAGGTAGAGCCGAGTCATGTGGAAGAGATTGTCGGACTGGCTCTGATGCATCGTATGCGCCGCAAGCCGTTTCAGGAAGTCGGCGCGGACGAGCAAAAGCTGAATCATTTGATGCAAGGTGGGCAGGCGTCAGAGCATCAGCGTCATACCCATAGTCATTTGCGATAA
- a CDS encoding class I SAM-dependent methyltransferase, with amino-acid sequence MDHKTFFNNLADNWDHMPQPDQEKLTHIVSQLQIHPGQTVLDIGTGTGIMLPFLRGKIGSAGTLIAVDIAEKMIAKASKKFPKLAQFQIADVTALPFQSKTFDKIVCYSAFPHFPEKIIALKEMARVLKNDGAIFIAHSEGREHINHFHHSLKSFVAKDHLPADNEMRRLGESAGLQASFIENNQEYYILRFNKIPLHL; translated from the coding sequence ATGGATCATAAAACTTTCTTCAATAATCTGGCGGATAATTGGGATCATATGCCTCAGCCGGATCAAGAAAAACTGACGCATATTGTTTCACAGCTGCAAATTCACCCCGGACAAACCGTGCTTGATATTGGTACCGGCACAGGCATCATGCTGCCTTTTTTACGGGGAAAAATCGGTTCGGCCGGAACTTTAATTGCCGTCGACATCGCGGAAAAAATGATAGCCAAGGCCAGTAAGAAGTTCCCCAAGCTGGCACAGTTTCAAATAGCCGATGTCACTGCACTGCCGTTTCAAAGTAAAACTTTTGATAAAATTGTCTGCTACTCCGCCTTTCCCCACTTTCCTGAAAAAATAATAGCGCTAAAGGAAATGGCCCGAGTATTGAAAAATGATGGAGCAATTTTTATCGCCCATAGCGAAGGCCGGGAACATATCAATCATTTTCATCATAGTTTAAAAAGTTTTGTGGCAAAAGACCATCTCCCCGCTGACAACGAGATGCGCCGTTTGGGGGAATCAGCCGGATTACAGGCAAGCTTTATCGAAAATAATCAAGAATATTATATACTTCGGTTTAATAAAATCCCCCTTCACTTATAA
- a CDS encoding ECF transporter S component: MSIVKIVYGGFFIALGVVLPIGFHVLQLGGSIFLPMHLPVLLAGFILGCRYGMLVGVLTPLLSHLLTGMPPLSPPVLPVMLPELACYGFTAGILYHNGRNMYIALIGAMLAGRTAAGAAVYLATLFLGFHVPVWAYLSGGILQGIPGIVIQLFLIPILVKAWEKYKQKGVNYGS, translated from the coding sequence ATGTCAATTGTAAAAATCGTTTACGGCGGCTTTTTTATTGCCTTGGGCGTTGTACTTCCCATCGGCTTTCATGTGTTACAGTTAGGCGGCTCCATCTTCCTGCCCATGCATCTTCCTGTATTGCTGGCCGGATTTATCTTAGGCTGCCGCTACGGAATGCTGGTAGGCGTACTGACCCCGCTGCTGAGTCACCTGCTTACCGGCATGCCGCCCCTGTCACCGCCTGTTTTGCCGGTCATGCTTCCCGAACTGGCCTGTTATGGCTTTACTGCTGGTATCCTGTACCACAATGGACGGAATATGTATATCGCCCTCATTGGCGCAATGCTGGCCGGCAGAACCGCTGCCGGGGCAGCCGTCTATCTGGCCACTTTGTTTCTCGGGTTTCATGTGCCGGTATGGGCTTACCTTTCCGGCGGAATCCTGCAAGGGATTCCGGGAATAGTTATCCAATTATTCCTTATTCCCATTCTGGTGAAAGCCTGGGAAAAATACAAACAGAAAGGTGTAAATTATGGATCATAA